In Helianthus annuus cultivar XRQ/B chromosome 3, HanXRQr2.0-SUNRISE, whole genome shotgun sequence, a single window of DNA contains:
- the LOC110931265 gene encoding putative UPF0481 protein At3g02645 has translation MKEIELDSILNINFSKKRWVDQISKNFNEEVGIDVSHVPVCVFNVPKSISRFKPEAYVPQAIALGPYHHFETHLYQMERYKVAVVKAFLNPNQVHSFEPLVIDKLKRAEPLLRACYHKYLDLNGDMLAWIFAIDGLFLLDLFKHYGEMEQFIPKKLMKYETLYRDMMVLENQIPMVILNEIQKIINGDLELLPMMIGYCEVHSPLKLTRDLNSNIGDTNYLHLLDLMYHLIVDNELPRKYYQQESCHEQRANYMHEITRKHHVITNMEDIKEIGQKLGKFKKFGNMVSVIVSIPWEKISDLLGLNIGKKLDKEDGDDLPRVTEIDIPSASSLSKYAYINFKASDGGIRDTKFVASKAVLYLPVITLETYSEVVLRNLVAYEIAIASSTMELAHYVDLMSGIIDTEEDVMLLKSKGIIKGSMTNKEIVDLFNGMNKWNEHARGNRTVKKLNEYYNKQLAIKAWKFIKKRMRGSRKVLTVVFALLACLLMIVYSFCEVYGCPKLFNKVS, from the coding sequence ATGAAAGAAATAGAACTTGATTCTATTTTGAATATCAATTTTAGCAAAAAACGATGGGTTGATCAAATCAGCAAGAATTTCAATGAAGAGGTTGGCATCGATGTAAGCCACGTCCCAGTTTGCGTGTTCAATGTCCCAAAGTCCATAAGTCGTTTTAAGCCTGAGGCGTATGTGCCTCAAGCTATCGCGCTTGGCCCTTATCACCACTTCGAGACTCATCTCTACCAAATGGAGAGGTACAAAGTGGCTGTTGTTAAAGCATTCTTGAACCCTAACCAAGTCCACTCGTTCGAGCCTTTGGTGATTGATAAACTCAAAAGGGCGGAGCCTTTGCTTCGTGCATGTTACCACAAGTATCTAGACCTTAATGGTGACATGTTAGCATGGATCTTTGCGATAGATGGCTTGTTTTTACTTGATCTTTTTAAGCATTATGGTGAAATGGAGCAATTCATACCTAAAAAACTGATGAAGTATGAAACACTCTATAGAGACATGATGGTACTTGAAAACCAAATCCCCATGGTGATCTTGAATGAAATACAAAAGATCATCAATGGTGATCTTGAGTTACTCCCCATGATGATTGGATATTGTGAGGTACACTCTCCCCTTAAATTAACTCGCGATTTAAATTCTAACATTGGAGACACAAACTATTTGCATTTGCTTGATCTTATGTATCACTTAATTGTCGACAACGAATTGCCTAGAAAATATTATCAGCAAGAGTCATGTCATGAGCAACGAGCTAATTACATGCATGAGATAACAAGAAAACACCATGTTATTACAAACATGGAAGATATAAAGGAAATTGGGCAAAAGTTGGGTAAGTTTAAAAAATTTGGGAATATGGTAAGTGTCATAGTAAGCATCCCATGGGAGAAGATTTCTGACTTACTAGGGTTAAATATAGGCAAAAAGTTAGACAAAGAAGATGGTGATGATCTTCCGCGTGTCACGGAGATTGATATCCCTTCGGCATCATCTTTAAGCAAATATGCGTACATCAACTTTAAGGCTTCGGACGGAGGAATTAGGGACACCAAATTTGTAGCAAGCAAGGCCGTTTTGTACCTTCCAGTCATTACTCTAGAAACCTACTCAGAAGTTGTGTTGAGAAACTTGGTTGCCTATGAAATCGCGATTGCGAGTTCAACAATGGAATTGGCACACTATGTTGATTTGATGAGTGGGATTATAGACACGGAGGAAGATGTTATGTTGCTCAAAAGTAAGGGGATAATCAAAGGTAGCATGACGAACAAAGAAATTGTAGATTTGTTTAATGGGATGAACAAGTGGAATGAGCATGCAAGGGGTAATCGGACCGTTAAGAAACTTAACGAGTACTACAACAAACAATTGGCGATTAAGGCATGGAAGTTTATAAAGAAACGCATGCGTGGTTCACGTAAAGTGTTgactgttgtttttgcacttttgGCTTGCTTGTTGATGATTGTGTACTCGTTTTGTGAAGTTTATGGTTGTCCTAAGTTATTTAACAAAGTATCTTAG
- the LOC110931266 gene encoding putative UPF0481 protein At3g02645: MVPSISSSPSSIDNPQWVFRISKTFETHLQVDTDLPICIFQVPETLITENRESYVPKCIGLGPIHHFHTDLYSNQEQLKLATAKTALTPYKIASHFEKTVIENLKQLVPEVRCCYDSYFDVDDDMLAWVFAIDGVFLIDILSKVSEGNSLETFEDIVKVENQIPLLVLIETRSVLDKHLSGHCNNSFLSNMMVRICETRSPLKFSKRISRLDLDINNRFHLLDCMYHLIVNNNVNAKNQCLRPNFLDDVDLEDVENAVQMASDICPGASAFLQPLLIILKLPWDKIISLVKKMLGENPAVLEIDIPSASELSNVGKVEFCMTPGGIRDVEFDDETHTFYLPILRLKPDSEVILRNLVAYEGLMFKKGTFSNLDFTEYVDLMCGIIDSAKDVHILREKHIIEGELDDDEIAKLFNGISKSPLKTEEASGLQQTVARVNKYYGNVPRVKVYHFIKKYVLAWWKVIAVVFTLVNLMLLVVQGACQVYECNNGLGFGVVRLLFHVGTEKDLMFEFERT, from the coding sequence ATGGTACCCTCCATCTCTTCATCTCCATCATCCATTGACAACCCACAATGGGTTTTTAGAATCAGCAAAACCTTCGAAACTCATCTTCAAGTCGACACTGATCTCCCCATCTGCATTTTCCAAGTACCCGAAACTCTAATAACCGAAAACCGCGAGTCGTATGTCCCCAAATGCATCGGTTTGGGACCAATCCATCATTTCCATACCGACCTCTATAGCAACCAAGAACAACTCAAACTCGCCACTGCGAAAACAGCTCTAACACCCTACAAAATTGCGTCCCATTTTGAGAAAACTGTCATTGAGAATCTCAAACAACTCGTCCCAGAAGTTCGATGCTGCTACGACTCATACTTCGATGTCGATGATGACATGTTAGCATGGGTTTTCGCCATAGATGGCGTGTTCTTGATCGACATTTTATCAAAAGTATCCGAAGGAAACTCCTTGGAGACTTTTGAAGATATAGTGAAGGTCGAAAACCAGATACCGTTACTTGTATTGATTGAAACTCGCTCTGTGCTCGATAAACACTTATCGGGCCATTGTAACAACTCTTTTCTTTCAAATATGATGGTTCGAATTTGTGAAACTCGGTCACCATTGAAGTTCAGCAAGCGGATATCAAGACTCGATCTAGACATAAACAATCGGTTTCATTTGCTCGATTGTATGTATCATTTGATCGTAAACAACAATGTTAATGCGAAAAACCAGTGTCTTCGACCAAATTTTTTGGATGATGTTGATCTTGAAGATGTCGAAAATGCGGTTCAAATGGCTAGTGATATATGCCCGGGAGCAAGTGCATTTTTGCAGCCTCTTTTGATCATATTAAAACTTCCATGGGACAAGATTATAAGTTTGGTAAAGAAAATGTTGGGGGAAAACCCTGCAGTGCTCGAAATCGATATCCCATCCGCTTCCGAGCTTTCGAACGTGGGAAAGGTCGAGTTTTGTATGACGCCTGGAGGGATTCGCGACGTGGAGTTTGATGACGAAACACATACGTTTTACCTCCCGATTCTCAGGTTGAAACCGGACTCAGAAGTTATATTAAGAAACTTGGTGGCTTATGAAGGGTTAATGTTTAAGAAAGGTACattttcaaatcttgatttcacGGAATATGTTGATCTAATGTGTGGGATTATTGATAGCGCGAAGGATGTGCACATTCTTCGTGAAAAGCATATAATTGAAGGCGAGTTGGACGATGATGAGATCGCGAAACTCTTTAACGGGATTAGTAAATCGCCGTTAAAAACTGAAGAGGCGTCCGGGTTGCAACAGACGGTTGCGAGGGTTAATAAGTATTATGGTAACGTGCCGCGGGTTAAGGTGTATCATTTCATCAAGAAATATGTTCTTGCTTGGTGGAAAGTTATTGCTGTCGTGTTTACTCTTGTGAATCTAATGTTGTTGGTTGTTCAAGGAGCATGTCAGGTTTATGAATGTAACAATGGTTTAGGTTTTGGTGTTGTTAGGTTGCTTTTCCATGTTGGGACAGAAAAAGACCTAATGTTTGAATTTGAAAGAACATAA